In Caloenas nicobarica isolate bCalNic1 chromosome 27, bCalNic1.hap1, whole genome shotgun sequence, one DNA window encodes the following:
- the TINCR gene encoding TINCR ubiquitin domain containing has translation MDTLRRSLSRWKRYHIKVHLADEDLMMPLTVKPRDTVMDLRALLVREGVTSWKKSFYYNSRQLEEHETLKEANIQNGSVLLLVSNTR, from the exons ATGGACACGCTGCGGAGGAGCCTTTCTCGCTGGAAGAGGTACCACATCAAGGTCCACCTGGCTGATGAGGACCTGATGATGCCCCTCACGGTCAAGCCCAGAGACACGGTGATGGACCTACGGGCTCTCTTAGTCCGGGAGGGTGTCACGTCCTGGAAGAAATCATTTTATTACAACTCCAGGCAGCTCGAGGAGCACGAGACTCTCAAAGAAGCCAATATCCAGAATGGCTCTGTCCTGCTTCTCGTCAGCAATACAAG ATAA